The following is a genomic window from Citrifermentans bemidjiense Bem.
CCCGACCATGACGGCCAGGATGCTCAGGATGACGATGACCACCATCAGTTCGATCAGTGTGAAGCCGCGGCTGTCTTTCAGTGTCTTGAACATTGCAAAACCTCCAATATCAGAAAGTCGGATTGTATTTAAGCGATGGTATCCCGTTGCTCATTTGACCAGCTGATTGAGCTGCATGATGGGGAGCAGCACCGCTATGACCATGAAGCCTATGGTGAGCCCCATTCCCAATATGAGGAGCGGCTCCAGCATCGCCATGGACCTGGTCACGGTGGCGTTGAATTCCTTCTGGAAGGCGTCGCCGGCCTTAATCAGCATCCCGTCCAGCTCGCCGCTCTTCTCTCCCACCGCGGTCATGTGGGTCAAAAGCGGCGGGAAGAGCGGACTCGCCTTGAGCGACGCCGAGAGGCTCCCCCCCTGCATCAGGCTCTCCCTGGCCTCGGCCAGAAACGCCTTGTACTCCCGGTTCACCACCGCCTCGCCGGTTATGTCCATCGCCTTGATGATGGGGACCCCGCTTTGCAGCAACAGCCCCAGCACCTTGGCGAAACGCGACAGCACCAGGCGCTGCCAGAGCTGCCCCGCCACGGGGAGCTTCAAAATCAGGCGGTCGCGCTTTCGCACCAGTTCCTCGCTCTTGATCAGCCGCTTGTACCCGGTCCAGAGTGCGAACGCCGCGGCCAAAAGGAGCCACCACCCCTTCCTCACCAGGGCGCTCGCCTTGATGAGGATGATGGTCACCATGGGAAGGGTCGCCTTGTTGGTCTCGAAGACGGCGGATATCTTGGGGACAACGAACCCCAGGAGCACCAGCATGACCGCCGTCCCCACCACCACCATGATGGCGGGGTAGATGAGCGCGGTGATGACCCGGCTCCTCACTTCGGCCTGATCCTCCTGGAACTCGGCCAGCCGCTCCAGCACCACTTCCAGCGCGCCGCTTGCCTCGCCGGCCGCGACCATGCCGATGTAGCTCTCGGAGAAAACGGCTGGCTCGGCGGCCATCGATTGCGCCAGCCCCTGCCCCTCGGCAAGCCGGTCCCGCACTCGCCCTAATACCTTTTTCAGTTCGCCCGGCGCTTCCTGCTCCCAAAGCGTCGCCACCGCCTCGTAAACCGGGACGGCGCTACCAAGTAGGGTCGCCAGCCTTCGGGTTGCGAGCGAGAGGTCGGGAACGCTGACGCCGGAGCTGAAGAGCTTCCGCTTCCCACCTTCGACGGCGGGGGCGATCTCCTTGGCGTAGAGCCCCTTCTGCTTCAGTTGCAGCCGCGCCTCGGTTTCGCCGGCCGCATCCACGGTCCCGGAGACCTCGGTCCCTTTCTGGTTGAAGGCGCTATAGCGAAAGGTCGGCATAGTCGTCCTGAGTCACCCTCAGGACCTCCTCGATGGTGGTGATCCCCTGGGCTGCCTTGGCGAGGCCGTCCTCGCGCAGGGTGCGCATCCCCTTGGAGACGGCGTATTCCTTGATGGCGCCGGAGGAGGCCTGCCGGATGATCATGGAGCAGAGTTCGGCGTCGATGGGGAGAAGTTCGTAGATGCCGACCCGCCCGATGGTCCCAAGGTTGAAGCACTTCTCGCAGCCGCGGCCGCGGTACAGAAGCGGCGGGAGTTCGACGCCGGGGTAGCTTCTGTCCGGGACATAGGATTCCTTGCAGTGCGGGCAGATGACGCGGACCAGCCGCTGCGCGAGTACCGCGGAGAGCGAAGAGGCGACCATGAACGGCTCGATCCCCATGTCGATCAGGCGGGTCACCGCGGTGGCGGCGTCGTTTGTGTGCAGCGTCGAGAGGACCAGGTGGCCGGTGAGCGAGGCCTGCATGGCGATCTCGGCGGTCTCGGCGTCGCGGATCTCGCCGATCATGACGATGTCCGGGTCCTGCCTGAGGATGGAGCGAAGCCCCGCGGCGAAGGTGAGTTCGATCTTCGGGTTGACTTGGATCTGCCCCACACCCTTCAACTGGTACTCGATCGGGTCCTCGACGGTGATGATGTTCTTCTCCGGCGAGTTGATCTGGGAGAGGGCCGCGTAGAGCGTTGTGGTCTTGCCGCTGCCGGTAGGTCCCGTCACCAGGATGATGCCGCTGGTTCTCGACAAGAGCCGGTCCATCAGCCGGTCGTTGCCGTCGGAGAGGCCGATCTCTTTGAGTGAGAGGACGCCGCGCTGCTTGTCCAAAAGCCTCAATACCACGCGCTCCCCGAAGAAGGTGGGGATGAGCGAGACGCGTATGTCGACGTCGCGCCCGGCCACCTTGACCCTGATGCGCCCGTCCTGCGGCAGCCTCTTCTCGGCGATGTTGAGCCCGGACATGATCTTGACGCGGGAGGTGAGCGCCTCCTGGATCACCTTGGGGGGGGAGAGCATCTTGTACAAAAGGCCGTCGATCCGGAAGCGGACCTCGAGCTCGCGCTCGAAGGGCTCGATGTGGATGTCGCTCGCGCGCTCCTTAACCGCCTGGAACAGGATCGAGTTCAGAAGCCGGATCACCGGCGCCTCGTCGGTCAGCTCCATCAGGTCGCGCGGTTCGTTGAAGGTGGTGGCGAGGGTGGAGAGCTCTTCCCCTTCGAGTTCCTCGACCACCTCCTGGGCGGAGCCGGAGAGGCGGGAGTAGAGGCGGTTCACCGCATCCAGAAGAGCCGGGCGCGGGACTGCGACCACGGAGACCGGCTGCGAGAAAAGCCCGGCCATCTCGTCCAGCGCCAGGAGGTTCGCCGGATCGGCGCTGGCGGCGACGATGGAGCCGTCCTCCTCGTGCAGCGGGAGCAGCAGGTTGTTGCGAGCGAAGTTGAGCGGGACCCGGTTCACCAGCGCCCCGTCTACCTTGGAGTCGTCGATCTCGGCCTGGTAGGGAAGGCCGAGCCGTGTCGCTATTTCTTCTATGTCTAAGCTTTCTGCCATGTTGGGCCTGTTCGCTTTTGGTTGGATGCTGCCGGTTGCGGTGGGAGGGTCAGCTCCGCACCGGTCTTAGGGCTTGTCCTCGGTCACCGACTTGGGCTTTTCCTTGAGGGCCTGCTCCAGGTTGATCGGCTCGCTGGTCTTCACCGCGTCGCTGAAGGCGTTTCTCTGGTTGACGGAAACCTCGGCCATGTCGCGCGCGTCCTTGATTATGCGCGGGGTGAGCATGATCAGCAGGTTGGTCTTGTCCCGGGTGGTCTTCTTGGTCTTGAAAAGCCATCCCAGGAGCGGGATGTCGCCCAGAAGCGGGATCTTGCTTTCCGTAACCTGGTCCGTGTCCTGAATCAGTCCGCCGATGATGACCGTGTCGGTGTTCTTCACCACCACGGAGGTCTTGGCCGAGCGCTTGGTGCTTCCGAGGTTGGGGTTGGTGGCGGTGCCGAAATCCTTCACCGCGGAGATTTCCTGGTAGATGTCGAGCTTTATGTACTCGCCCTCGCTGATCTGGGGCTTGATCTTCAGGATGATACCGGTGTCTTTCCTCTCGATCGACTGCTGCGAGAGGCCGGTGGAGGTGAGGTTGGTGCCGGAGAGGAAGGGGACGTTCTCGCCCACGAAGATCTCGGCTTCCTTATTGTCGCTGGTCATGATGTTGGGCGTGGACAGGACGTTCAGCGCGCCGTTACTCTGCAGCGCCTTGAGCGTTGCGGGGAACAAGGCCACGCCGGCGTCCGGTGGCGTGATGCCCAGCTGTCCGGCGAGGGTCAGGGTGCCGGTCAACCCGGCTACGGCACCGAAGGGATCGAAGGTTCCGACGGTAGAGAGCGTGCCGTTGGAAGCTCCGGT
Proteins encoded in this region:
- the gspF gene encoding type II secretion system inner membrane protein GspF: MPTFRYSAFNQKGTEVSGTVDAAGETEARLQLKQKGLYAKEIAPAVEGGKRKLFSSGVSVPDLSLATRRLATLLGSAVPVYEAVATLWEQEAPGELKKVLGRVRDRLAEGQGLAQSMAAEPAVFSESYIGMVAAGEASGALEVVLERLAEFQEDQAEVRSRVITALIYPAIMVVVGTAVMLVLLGFVVPKISAVFETNKATLPMVTIILIKASALVRKGWWLLLAAAFALWTGYKRLIKSEELVRKRDRLILKLPVAGQLWQRLVLSRFAKVLGLLLQSGVPIIKAMDITGEAVVNREYKAFLAEARESLMQGGSLSASLKASPLFPPLLTHMTAVGEKSGELDGMLIKAGDAFQKEFNATVTRSMAMLEPLLILGMGLTIGFMVIAVLLPIMQLNQLVK
- the gspE gene encoding type II secretion system ATPase GspE; its protein translation is MAESLDIEEIATRLGLPYQAEIDDSKVDGALVNRVPLNFARNNLLLPLHEEDGSIVAASADPANLLALDEMAGLFSQPVSVVAVPRPALLDAVNRLYSRLSGSAQEVVEELEGEELSTLATTFNEPRDLMELTDEAPVIRLLNSILFQAVKERASDIHIEPFERELEVRFRIDGLLYKMLSPPKVIQEALTSRVKIMSGLNIAEKRLPQDGRIRVKVAGRDVDIRVSLIPTFFGERVVLRLLDKQRGVLSLKEIGLSDGNDRLMDRLLSRTSGIILVTGPTGSGKTTTLYAALSQINSPEKNIITVEDPIEYQLKGVGQIQVNPKIELTFAAGLRSILRQDPDIVMIGEIRDAETAEIAMQASLTGHLVLSTLHTNDAATAVTRLIDMGIEPFMVASSLSAVLAQRLVRVICPHCKESYVPDRSYPGVELPPLLYRGRGCEKCFNLGTIGRVGIYELLPIDAELCSMIIRQASSGAIKEYAVSKGMRTLREDGLAKAAQGITTIEEVLRVTQDDYADLSL